Proteins from a genomic interval of Haemorhous mexicanus isolate bHaeMex1 chromosome Z, bHaeMex1.pri, whole genome shotgun sequence:
- the LOC132341926 gene encoding E3 ubiquitin-protein ligase Topors-like yields MATDTDWSCPICHNTRSDVASAIPCNDQFCLGCILRWAKTNPACPLCSRPMEIVRFSERSERDYLQFAITASEDLAEDSSQAGSAPFHLTQNSPHHPRVSPPPSPQRMLSPDEQGAAEPEFMGGLLPEVWAELFQRQQQLLDPVLPWLRWRLAAVYQDQWWRAEAAEGSILHGLCVCGLNAETLVELLEPLLNGHTASLVYGIISVIAGQCRDEAQRLLCFHHASTNSSSSSYTSSREVMLASEPTGSEVEQETGTQETALQQSTSHPPSMTSCSVQDQPQEEQEQTVAAAGPSAQGCSPSAPDQSRDHSSGEPRHARKKRTPSLQDSPRPKKRPPRQQH; encoded by the coding sequence ATGGCCACGGACACAGACTGGAGCTGCCCCATCTGCCACAACACTCGGAGTGATGTGGCTTCTGCAATACCCTGTAATGACCAGTTCTGCCTGGGCTGCATCCTGCGGTGGGCAAAGACAAATCCAGCATGCCCACTCTGCAGCAGACCTATGGAGATTGTCAGATTTTCTGAGCGGAGTGAACGCGACTACCTACAGTTTGCCATCACAGCCTCAGAAGACTTGGCAgaggacagcagccaggcagggagcgCTCCGTTCCACCTGACCCAAAACAGCCCCCATCACCCTAGGGTATCCCCTCCACCTTCTCCACAAAGGATGCTGTCTCCAGATGAgcagggggctgcagagccagagtTCATGGGTGGCCTCCTACCtgaggtctgggcagaacttttccaaaggcagcagcaactGCTGGACCCTGTGCTTCCCTGGCTGCGCTGGAGGCTGGCAGCAGTCTATCAGGACCAGTGGTGGcgagcagaggctgcagagggctctATCCTGCATGGTCTCTGTGTCTGTGGTCTGAATGCAGAGACCCTGGTCGAGCTGCTGGAGCCTCTCCTCAATGGGCACACAGCATCACTGGTCTATGGTATCATCAGTGTCATTGCAGGCCAGTGCAGGGACGAagcccagaggctgctgtgctTCCATCATGCCAGCACCAACTCCAGTAGCTCCAGCTACACTAGCTCCCGGGAGGTGATGCTTGCCAGTGAACCCACAGGCTCTGAGGTAGAGCAGGAAACTGGTACACAAGAAACCGCTCTCCAACAGAGTACCAGCCACCCCCCATCTATGAccagctgctcagtgcaggaccagccccaggaagagcaggagcagacagtggcagcagcaggtccatctgctcagggctgcagcccctctgctcctgacCAGAGCAGGGACCACTCTTCTGGAGAGCCCCGGCATGCCCGGAAGAAGAGAACCCCCAGCCTCCAGGATTCTCCCAGACCCAAGAAGAGGCCACCTCGCCAGCAGCACTAG